The window GGCGAATCTGCATACGGGTATCATCAATGATGTTTTCGGCAGGTTGGTTGTCTACCTTTACAGAGCTGATGTTGTAGCCGCCTCCAGTTTCGCCACCTTCAAAGCGCCCACCATCGGTAGACAGTGTAAGCTCGCCGCGAGAGTCTGCTTTAAAGCGGTTTTGATCCAGTTGTAGCCATAGGTAAGGCAACTCGTGGGGGCTGTTATTAGTATAAGTGATGGTTACGTTCCCTTTGAGGGTATTGGCGGCCTCATCCAAGGCAATCTGGATGTTGTAATCCACACGGTTTTGCCAATAAGCCTCGCCAGGGTAGCCCGAAGCTGTACGGTAAGGGCTGCGTTGTATTTGAGAAACTGGGTCAAATAGCGCTTGGTTGTTTTGCGCGAAGATATTCGGGCAAAGCAGAACAAAGGCTAGAAGCCAGTGTAGCCAAATTTTGCTCATAATGTGTTTGGAGTTTATCGAATTGAGATGTTTGAATTAATTGTGCTAATTAGCGTTTTTTGTAGAAAAAAGAAAATTTACGTCTTAATACTTTTGCCAAACGCTGTGCTAACCATTGCGATTTTGTAATTTTGTGTCCTGATAGCCAAATACATTGACCTGCCTTTGGTATTGCTTCACATACAAGCCCGACAAATACAGGCCTATTATTCACCCCTGAAGATTTTCGAAATCCCTGCATGGAAAACCCAAGTACTACGTCCCTTCAAGCCTCTATTCTCCCTCATATAGAACAAATAGCCCAAACGCTCAAAGGCGTAGGACTGACAGAAAGCAACAAGAAAAAGCTGCTCAAGCCGCTTCAGCCTCACTTAGAGGTCGTAGGCAACTTTTTGCACTGTGAGCAGGAGGACGAGGTGTGGCTGTTTTCCATTTTATTTGCCCTCAGTATCAGCAGCCGCGAAACCGACCTCGAAAGCCTGACTGACTACCTCGGCTGTAGCCCCTTTATGACGGTGCAGTTTGTGCCTGTATTGGAGCGGATGGTACAGAAGCGCCTGCTGGTCAAAAGCTCTGGCTATGATACCAAGGTCGTTACGACGCGCTACCAGGTGTCGAGCTATGTGTTCAATGCCGTATCGTTCAACAAGCCCGTAACAGCCCACGAAGTATTCGTAGATGTGTATGAGGTCATTGAACGCATCAATGAGCTGATTTGTGAGCGTGAGCGCAACAGTCAATTGACCAAAGACTTGATTGAGGAGGTGATGGCCTTGGTCGAAGCAGAACAGGAGCGCTTCCCCGCATTCAAAAAACTGCTGGCACTCAGCCTGCCTTACGAAGACAATTTGCTATTGCTCTACCTTTTTTATGCTTTTGCCAATGAGTCTAACGAGGCCGATTTAGAGCGTTATATTTACTATGTCTATGATTCGATGGGCAGCAAGATACGGGTCAAAAAAAATCTGTATTCAGGAGGGTATCACCTCATAGAAGACGGCTGGGTCTGCTTTGTGGACGATAGTTTTTATGGGGGAAGAGAGATATCGCTCACTGACCGTGCTATTGAGTATTTCTTCAATGAAGATCTTGGCAATATGGCTGCCCGCAAAAGCTTTGTACCCAAACACTGTGTGGTCATTGCGCCCGATAAAACTACCTTGCTGCCGCTTTATTTCAACAGCCAAGAGCAAAAGTCGATAGACTTAGTCGCCAAGCTATTAGAAGAAGAGAACTTTCAACGCGCTACGGCCAAGCTCAGCCAAATGCGGATGCGCCCTAGCATTACGATGCTGCTACACGGTGCGCCGGGTACAGGCAAAACCCAATGGGTGTATAACTTAGGGCACGAAACCGGCCGGCACGTCTTGATGGTCGATATTTCTTCTATTCGTGATAAATACCTAGGCGAATCGGAAAAGCGTATCAAACAAGTATTCAAAACCTACCAACAGGCCAAAGAACATTATCCCAAATGCCCTATCTTGCTCTTCAATGAGTCTGATGCGCTCATCAGCAAACGGTATGAAGTCAGCTCTAGCGCCGACCAAATGAACAATGCCATGCAGAATATCTTGTTGCAAGAGTTAGAAGATTTTGAAGGAATCCTGATTGCGACTTCTAACCTCAGCCTGAATCTGGACGCAGCTTTTGAGCGCCGGTTTTTGTACAAAATACCCTTTCAAAAGCCTGATGAGGGGGTTCGTGCTAAAATATGGCTCGATAAAATGCCCGAAATCGACCAAACGCTTGCCCAGCAGCTTGCCCAGCAGTTTCAGCTGACTGGCGGGCAGATTCAGAATATCGCCCGCCGCTACCTACTCGAAAACCTCCTCAACGATGCCCCACCCACCTACGAAATCCTTAGTGAGCTTTGCCGCCAAGAGTTTTTGCAAGGCCAAGGTAGTACGCCGGTTGGGTTTTAGTGCTGGTTTATCCCAATTCTGATTGGGTATAGAATGCGTGCCATCGTGGGCTAAATCTCTTTTATGCGTTTTTCGCCCAGTATGGGCATAAAAACGAATTTAACGAGACATTAAGCCCGGGGAATGACTTTTATGACGGACAAGTCCCAATCTCTCTAACTAATTTTGATGGGGGATAATAGGGCTGAGTAGATGGTTTTATAGGCTTTTTGTCGAAATGTCTTATATTTGTACGATTCCCTTATCATCCAACTCTTGGCTATGAGGTGATTAGTTCCTTGTTGGCCTCTTTTTCAAAACAGATACCTCTATGTCTCTTGTGAACACAAGGCGGCAAGCGCCTATCCTACGCTTATTTTGGCTATTATTGATATGTTGGGCAGGCTTGGCTCAGAGCCTCTATGCTACCCACATCCGCGCCGGCGAAATCACCTCTAGGCGTACCTCGGGTACGGCGCTTTCCTATTGCTTTACAGTTACCCTCTATACCGACGATACTTCGCCGGTAGAAAGCTTTGAGCTGGTGCTCAATTTTGGCGACGGGACTACCGGCACAGCCTCCCGCATCAGCCAAGTAAGGCTGGGAAACCTGACCACAGTCAATGTGTATCAAGTTTGCCACACCTATGCCGGCCCAGGGGTTTATCGGGTATTCTTTGTAGAAGAAAACCGCAACGCGGGGGTCTTGAATATGTCCCAATCCGTAAATACACCGTTTTCGGTAGAATCACAGGTGGTGATAGACCCTTTTCTGGGTATCAACAATTCCCCTATCTTACTAGCGCAGCCCATCGATTTGGCCTGCATCGGACAACGTTATACGCACAACCCTGCTGCTTTTGACCCTGATGGGGACAGCCTCTCTTACCGGCTGACTATCCCCAAGCGCAGTGGCACAGAGACTGTCGTGGGATATTTAGACCCCGCAGACGTAACGCCAAGAGGCTCTTCGGAGGCCGGTGGTGCGCCTTCGTTTTCTATCAATCCCATCACCGGAACCATCACTTGGGACGCACCCAATGTGCCGGGCGAATACAACATCGCCTTTGTGATAGAAGAATGGCGCGGCGGCGTGCGTGTAGGCTTTGTAGTACGTGATATGCAAATCACCGTAACCGACTGCCGCAACCGCAGGCCGGAGGTTATCGTGCCCAACGATATATGTGTGCCTGCCGGCACACGCATTGAGGAGATTATCAGGGCGGTAGACCCTGACGGCAACCGCATCCGACTGACTTCTGAAGGGGGAGTATATGGCTCCCTCATCCAGCCTACAAGGGCTACGTTTACACCAGGGGCTACTCAACCCCAAAATTCACCCGCATCGGCTACTTTCGTATGGCAAACCAACTGTGTACACATTCGCCAAGAGCCATACCAAATTGTCTTTAAGGCCGAAGACGAGCCACCACCACCCCAATCACGCCGCTTGGCTGACATCAAGCCTTGGCGTATTACCGTAGTGGGGCCGGCACCTACCAACCTGACCGCAACACCTAGCGGCAGAAATATGATCCTCAATTGGGACAGTTATTCCTGTACCAATGCTTCTGAGCTGATTATCTGGCGGCGAGAGGGCTGCTCCGATTGGATACCGGCTGATTGTGAGATTGGGGTACCTCCCGAAAGAGGCTATGTCGAAATTGGACGTGTATCGGCCAATGCGACTACCTTTACAGACCTGACTACCCTCAAACGGGGGGTGCGCTACAGCTATCGCGTGTCTGCTACTTTCCCCGCACCCGCAGGCGGCGAAAGCTATGCTTCTAACGAAGCCTGTATGGCCGTGGCTATCGAAGCTCCCGTGATTACACAGGCCTCGGTAATACAAACTGGCACAAACGATGGGCGTATCAATATCCAATGGATTCGCCCGCCGGAGGGCACATTTACCCCCCCATACCGCTATGAACTGTATCGTGCCGAAGGGTTGACAGGA of the Eisenibacter elegans DSM 3317 genome contains:
- a CDS encoding ATP-binding protein; protein product: MENPSTTSLQASILPHIEQIAQTLKGVGLTESNKKKLLKPLQPHLEVVGNFLHCEQEDEVWLFSILFALSISSRETDLESLTDYLGCSPFMTVQFVPVLERMVQKRLLVKSSGYDTKVVTTRYQVSSYVFNAVSFNKPVTAHEVFVDVYEVIERINELICERERNSQLTKDLIEEVMALVEAEQERFPAFKKLLALSLPYEDNLLLLYLFYAFANESNEADLERYIYYVYDSMGSKIRVKKNLYSGGYHLIEDGWVCFVDDSFYGGREISLTDRAIEYFFNEDLGNMAARKSFVPKHCVVIAPDKTTLLPLYFNSQEQKSIDLVAKLLEEENFQRATAKLSQMRMRPSITMLLHGAPGTGKTQWVYNLGHETGRHVLMVDISSIRDKYLGESEKRIKQVFKTYQQAKEHYPKCPILLFNESDALISKRYEVSSSADQMNNAMQNILLQELEDFEGILIATSNLSLNLDAAFERRFLYKIPFQKPDEGVRAKIWLDKMPEIDQTLAQQLAQQFQLTGGQIQNIARRYLLENLLNDAPPTYEILSELCRQEFLQGQGSTPVGF
- a CDS encoding gliding motility-associated C-terminal domain-containing protein, which translates into the protein MSLVNTRRQAPILRLFWLLLICWAGLAQSLYATHIRAGEITSRRTSGTALSYCFTVTLYTDDTSPVESFELVLNFGDGTTGTASRISQVRLGNLTTVNVYQVCHTYAGPGVYRVFFVEENRNAGVLNMSQSVNTPFSVESQVVIDPFLGINNSPILLAQPIDLACIGQRYTHNPAAFDPDGDSLSYRLTIPKRSGTETVVGYLDPADVTPRGSSEAGGAPSFSINPITGTITWDAPNVPGEYNIAFVIEEWRGGVRVGFVVRDMQITVTDCRNRRPEVIVPNDICVPAGTRIEEIIRAVDPDGNRIRLTSEGGVYGSLIQPTRATFTPGATQPQNSPASATFVWQTNCVHIRQEPYQIVFKAEDEPPPPQSRRLADIKPWRITVVGPAPTNLTATPSGRNMILNWDSYSCTNASELIIWRREGCSDWIPADCEIGVPPERGYVEIGRVSANATTFTDLTTLKRGVRYSYRVSATFPAPAGGESYASNEACMAVAIEAPVITQASVIQTGTNDGRINIQWIRPPEGTFTPPYRYELYRAEGLTGTDYALIQTINDPTGAQANFNFEDTGLNTQALAYNYQVRFFSNAGTVEEASDPASSVRLEVAPAPSSLRLVWRYEVPWSNVGTRHRIFRRIGGNFVQIDEVEARAGNEQVYADFGTFGDERLINGQQYCYRVETIGTFSNPVIPVDPILNFSQEFCAIAVDTTAPCPPILALDSILCEGFNERTPLRNRLSWQKVVTGTVGGRQCADDIDFYTLYYSPTEPGEFVELVRTRDLNFIHDNISSLAGCYEVTATDLSGNESRRSNRVCQDNCFQYELPNVVTPNDDQTNERFRPFPGYRFVESVRTTIYNRWGSVVFTTNDIEINWDGKTNNGTPVAPGAYFYSAVVRFITLRPEQAVQELKGWIELIR